A portion of the Pectobacterium brasiliense genome contains these proteins:
- a CDS encoding glutathione peroxidase, producing the protein MSTEIYAIPLTTIDGKATTFEAFKGQVALVVNVASQCGLTKQYDALEKLYETYRDKGLVVLGFPSNEFAGQEPGSEEEIQEFCRGTFGVQFPMFSKIEVNGENRHPLYQRLIREQPEANGTWKSDFFARLVNKGRKPKNPEDILWNFEKFLVDREGRVIDRFAPDMAPDHDTIVKAIEEALAK; encoded by the coding sequence ATGAGCACTGAAATCTATGCTATTCCGCTGACCACCATTGATGGGAAAGCGACAACGTTTGAGGCGTTTAAAGGGCAGGTGGCTTTAGTCGTCAACGTCGCCTCTCAATGCGGCCTGACTAAACAATATGACGCGTTGGAAAAGCTCTACGAAACTTATCGCGACAAAGGTCTGGTCGTGCTGGGATTCCCCTCCAATGAATTTGCAGGACAGGAGCCGGGCTCGGAAGAAGAAATTCAGGAGTTCTGCCGTGGGACGTTTGGCGTTCAGTTCCCGATGTTCAGCAAGATTGAAGTCAATGGCGAGAACCGTCATCCGCTGTACCAACGGTTGATTCGCGAGCAGCCGGAAGCTAACGGGACCTGGAAAAGTGACTTTTTTGCGCGGTTGGTCAATAAAGGCCGTAAGCCTAAAAACCCAGAAGATATTCTGTGGAATTTCGAAAAATTCCTGGTGGATCGTGAAGGTCGTGTGATTGATCGTTTTGCGCCGGATATGGCACCTGACCATGACACCATCGTGAAAGCGATCGAAGAAGCGCTGGCAAAATAA
- the btuD gene encoding vitamin B12 ABC transporter ATP-binding protein BtuD: MTQQVSPVLQLRQAGASPRLSPTSAECRRGELLHIIGPNGAGKSTLLARAAGLLAGEGEVYLAGTPLSQYTAADLAVRRAYLAQQQPPLALMPVFQYWQRHQPPLAQEDAVEKVVHFLAERLMLTDKLARPLTQLSGGEWQRVRLVAALLQIWPTINPHARLLLLDEPTNSLDVAQQVALDALLSELCCLGIAVVVCAHDLNHSAHHADCVWLLSEGALVAQGETAEVMLPEVLSPVFGVAFQRHVVDGRNWIITRSA; encoded by the coding sequence GTGACGCAGCAGGTTTCCCCGGTATTACAGTTGCGGCAGGCAGGTGCCTCGCCGCGTTTGTCGCCGACGAGCGCGGAGTGCCGTCGCGGTGAGCTGCTGCATATCATCGGTCCGAACGGAGCCGGAAAGAGCACGTTGCTGGCAAGAGCCGCGGGTTTGCTGGCGGGAGAAGGCGAGGTCTATCTGGCCGGCACGCCGTTGTCGCAGTACACTGCAGCGGATCTGGCTGTGCGACGCGCCTATCTGGCACAGCAGCAACCGCCGCTGGCGCTGATGCCGGTATTTCAGTACTGGCAACGGCATCAACCGCCGCTGGCTCAGGAAGACGCGGTTGAAAAGGTGGTGCATTTTCTGGCGGAACGTCTGATGTTAACCGATAAGCTGGCGCGCCCGCTCACTCAGCTGTCGGGAGGCGAGTGGCAGCGCGTTCGGCTGGTGGCGGCGCTGTTGCAGATTTGGCCGACGATCAATCCGCACGCGCGTTTGCTGCTGCTGGACGAACCGACCAACAGCTTAGATGTGGCTCAGCAGGTAGCGCTGGATGCGTTGCTGAGTGAACTCTGTTGTTTGGGTATCGCGGTCGTGGTTTGCGCACACGATCTGAACCACAGCGCCCACCATGCGGATTGTGTGTGGCTGTTGTCAGAAGGCGCACTGGTGGCGCAGGGCGAGACGGCGGAGGTCATGCTACCGGAGGTACTGTCTCCTGTATTTGGTGTCGCGTTTCAGCGGCACGTGGTTGATGGCCGAAACTGGATCATCACGCGCAGCGCCTAG
- the lolE gene encoding lipoprotein-releasing ABC transporter permease subunit LolE produces MRFPPLSLLIGLRFSRGRRRGGMVSLISVISTLGIALGVAVLILGLSAMNGFERELNNRILAVVPHGEIAPVNQPFDGWQDILPKIEQVPGVAAAAPYINFTGLLENGAKLQAVQVKGVDPQQEKRLSALPNYVLNNAWQRFRAGEQQVIIGQGVAKALNVVEGDWVTVMIPNSDPEMKLMQPKRIRLHVSGILQLSGQLDHGLALIPLADAQQYLDMGLSVTGIAIKANDVFSANKLVRDAGEVTKAYVTIRSWIGTYGYMYRDIQMVRTIMYLAMILVIGVACFNIVSTLVMAVKDKSSDIAVLRTLGAPDGLIRAIFIWYGLLAGLLGSVIGAVIGVIATLQLTPIIHGIESLIGHKLLSGDIYFIDFLPSELHVTDVLIVLGTSLVLSLIASWYPARRASRIDPARVLSGQ; encoded by the coding sequence ATGAGATTTCCTCCGCTCTCGTTGCTGATTGGCCTGCGCTTTAGCCGCGGCCGTCGGCGTGGCGGCATGGTTTCGCTGATTTCGGTCATTTCGACGCTCGGGATTGCTCTCGGCGTAGCGGTGTTGATTCTTGGCCTGAGCGCGATGAATGGCTTTGAGCGCGAACTGAACAACCGCATTTTGGCCGTGGTTCCGCACGGCGAGATCGCACCGGTCAATCAGCCTTTCGACGGCTGGCAGGACATTCTTCCGAAAATCGAACAGGTGCCTGGCGTGGCGGCCGCGGCGCCTTATATCAATTTCACCGGGCTGCTGGAGAACGGCGCCAAGCTTCAGGCGGTTCAGGTAAAAGGCGTCGATCCGCAGCAGGAGAAACGTCTTAGCGCGCTGCCCAACTATGTGCTGAATAATGCCTGGCAGCGGTTCCGCGCGGGTGAACAGCAGGTCATCATTGGTCAGGGCGTGGCAAAGGCGCTGAATGTGGTGGAAGGTGACTGGGTCACGGTGATGATCCCGAACAGCGACCCGGAAATGAAACTGATGCAGCCGAAACGCATCCGGCTGCACGTCAGCGGTATTTTACAGCTGAGCGGCCAGCTCGATCATGGCTTAGCGCTGATTCCGCTGGCGGATGCCCAGCAATATCTGGACATGGGGCTGAGCGTAACGGGGATCGCCATCAAGGCTAACGATGTGTTCTCCGCCAATAAACTGGTGCGCGATGCGGGCGAAGTCACGAAGGCTTATGTCACTATTCGCAGCTGGATTGGCACCTATGGTTATATGTACCGAGACATCCAGATGGTGAGAACCATCATGTATCTGGCGATGATTCTGGTGATTGGTGTGGCCTGTTTTAATATTGTTTCAACGCTGGTGATGGCGGTAAAAGACAAAAGTAGCGACATCGCGGTCTTGCGTACGCTGGGTGCCCCAGATGGGCTGATTCGGGCAATCTTTATTTGGTACGGGCTATTGGCTGGGCTGCTGGGTAGCGTGATAGGCGCTGTGATTGGCGTGATCGCGACCTTGCAATTGACGCCGATTATTCACGGTATTGAATCCCTCATCGGTCATAAGCTGCTGTCCGGCGACATCTATTTCATCGACTTCCTGCCATCTGAACTGCATGTAACGGATGTCTTGATCGTACTAGGAACATCGCTGGTGCTGAGCCTGATTGCCAGCTGGTATCCGGCACGGCGCGCCAGCCGGATTGACCCTGCTCGCGTGTTGAGCGGGCAGTAA
- a CDS encoding protein adenylyltransferase SelO: MQQTPLFNNHYFHQLLGFYTALQPTPLHGARLLYHSEGLAAELGLSSDWFTPEQDAVWSGERLLPGMEPLAQVYSGHQFGMWAGQLGDGRGILLGEQQLPDGRTMDWHLKGAGLTPYSRMGDGRAVLRSAIREFLASEAMHHLGIPTTRALTIVASAHPVQREQEEKGAMLLRVAESHVRFGHFEHFYYRREPEKVRQLAEYVIARHWPQWENDENRYELWFGDVVERTARLITHWQAVGFAHGVMNTDNMSILGLTIDYGPYGFLDAYQPGFICNHSDHRGRYAFDNQPAVGLWNLHRLAQALSGLMDTETLERALARYEPALMQHYGTLMRAKLGLFTASAEDNDVLVGLLRLMQQEGSDYTHTFRLLADSEKQASHSPLRDEFIDRTAFDSWFATYRQRLMQEEQGDEERRRLMNATNPKYILRNYLAQMAIERAENDDISVLARLHQTLCQPFDEQPEKNDLAALPPEWGKHLEISCSS; encoded by the coding sequence ATGCAGCAAACACCGTTATTCAATAATCACTATTTTCACCAGTTGCTGGGGTTCTACACCGCGCTACAGCCTACGCCGCTGCATGGCGCTCGCCTGCTTTATCACAGCGAGGGATTGGCCGCGGAGCTTGGGCTGTCTTCCGACTGGTTTACGCCAGAACAGGATGCCGTCTGGAGCGGCGAACGTTTGCTGCCGGGAATGGAGCCGCTGGCGCAGGTTTATAGCGGCCATCAGTTTGGCATGTGGGCTGGTCAACTGGGGGACGGGCGCGGCATCCTGCTGGGAGAACAACAGCTGCCGGATGGACGTACTATGGATTGGCATCTCAAAGGCGCAGGTCTGACGCCATATTCGCGCATGGGTGACGGCCGCGCGGTGCTGCGCTCGGCGATACGCGAATTTCTGGCCTCGGAAGCTATGCATCATCTAGGGATTCCTACCACGCGGGCGCTGACGATTGTCGCCAGCGCACATCCGGTGCAGCGTGAGCAGGAAGAAAAGGGCGCAATGCTGCTGCGCGTGGCGGAAAGCCATGTGCGTTTTGGTCATTTTGAGCACTTCTACTATCGCCGTGAGCCGGAAAAAGTACGTCAGCTGGCGGAGTATGTGATCGCTCGCCACTGGCCGCAGTGGGAGAACGACGAGAATCGCTATGAACTGTGGTTCGGCGATGTAGTAGAACGTACCGCTCGACTGATTACGCATTGGCAGGCCGTCGGGTTTGCGCACGGCGTAATGAATACGGACAACATGTCGATTTTGGGGCTGACCATCGATTACGGCCCTTATGGCTTTTTAGATGCGTATCAGCCCGGCTTCATCTGTAATCACTCCGACCATCGCGGGCGCTACGCGTTTGACAATCAGCCCGCCGTGGGACTGTGGAATCTACATCGTCTGGCGCAGGCGCTGTCGGGGCTGATGGACACTGAAACGCTGGAGCGCGCGCTTGCCCGCTATGAACCGGCGCTGATGCAGCACTATGGCACGCTGATGCGCGCCAAGCTGGGCTTGTTTACCGCGAGCGCGGAAGATAATGACGTGCTGGTCGGGCTGTTGCGCCTGATGCAGCAGGAAGGCAGCGATTACACCCACACGTTCCGCCTGCTGGCCGATAGCGAAAAGCAGGCATCGCACTCGCCGCTCCGTGATGAGTTCATCGACAGGACAGCGTTCGATAGCTGGTTTGCGACCTACCGCCAGAGGCTGATGCAGGAAGAACAGGGTGATGAGGAACGTCGTCGGCTGATGAATGCGACGAACCCGAAATATATTCTGCGTAATTATCTGGCGCAAATGGCGATTGAACG
- a CDS encoding lipoate--protein ligase A gives MSSLRLLISDSYDPWFNLAVEECIFRQMPTTQRVLFLWRNAETVVIGRAQNPWKECNTRRMEEDGIKLARRSSGGGAVFHDLGNTCFTFMAGKPEYDKSVSTQIVLDALSSLGLKASASGRNDLVVETTDGVRKVSGSAYRETKDRGFHHGTLLLNADLSRLADYLNPDVKKLQAKGITSVRSRVANLVELLPSVDHQVISQAVTQAFFDYFGEQCEPEIISPSAYPDLPGFSEQFARQSSWEWNFGQAPDFSHLLDNRFTWGGVELHFDVERGVIVRAQIYTDSLNPAPLEALASALQGTAYRPEALAAACQALTTAFPEQQNELQELADWLAQSLR, from the coding sequence ATGTCTTCTCTGCGTTTACTCATCTCTGACTCTTACGATCCCTGGTTTAATCTGGCCGTTGAGGAGTGCATCTTTCGCCAGATGCCCACCACGCAGCGGGTGCTATTTTTGTGGCGCAATGCGGAAACCGTGGTCATTGGTCGAGCCCAAAACCCGTGGAAAGAGTGCAATACGCGGCGGATGGAAGAGGATGGCATCAAGCTGGCACGGCGCAGCAGTGGTGGCGGAGCGGTCTTCCACGATCTCGGCAATACCTGCTTTACCTTTATGGCGGGCAAACCGGAATACGATAAAAGCGTTTCAACGCAGATTGTTCTGGATGCGCTTAGTTCGCTGGGGTTAAAGGCTAGCGCGTCGGGCCGTAACGATCTGGTGGTAGAAACCACGGACGGCGTGCGCAAGGTGTCCGGTTCTGCCTATCGTGAAACCAAAGATCGCGGCTTTCATCACGGTACGCTGCTGCTGAACGCCGATCTCAGCCGCTTAGCGGACTATTTGAACCCGGATGTTAAGAAACTACAGGCAAAAGGGATTACGTCCGTGCGTTCCCGCGTCGCCAATCTGGTGGAATTGCTACCGTCTGTCGATCATCAGGTTATTAGTCAGGCGGTGACGCAGGCCTTCTTTGATTATTTCGGCGAACAGTGCGAACCGGAAATCATCTCGCCTTCCGCCTACCCAGATCTGCCGGGATTCAGCGAACAGTTTGCGCGTCAAAGTAGTTGGGAATGGAACTTCGGTCAGGCTCCGGATTTCTCGCATTTACTTGATAACCGCTTTACCTGGGGTGGGGTTGAATTACATTTCGATGTGGAACGCGGCGTGATCGTCCGCGCGCAGATTTATACCGATAGCCTGAACCCTGCACCGCTAGAAGCACTCGCCTCCGCCTTGCAGGGAACGGCATATCGTCCGGAAGCCTTGGCGGCAGCGTGTCAGGCACTGACTACCGCTTTCCCCGAACAGCAAAACGAATTGCAGGAATTGGCCGATTGGCTGGCGCAGAGTCTGCGCTAG
- a CDS encoding C40 family peptidase, translating to MIRLRHGLTLQYRAILRYSLILASLILVGCSSSRHNNPPPNARLSDSIMVMVQLNDQLGQWYRTPYRYGGLDRNGVDCSGFVYLTFRDRFGMQLPRTTEAQTELGERVDRENLLPGDLVFFKTGSGSSGLHVGIYDKDDQFIHASTSQGVIRSSLDNVYWKRAYWQARRI from the coding sequence ATGATACGTTTACGACACGGGTTGACGTTACAATATAGAGCGATCCTACGATATAGTTTGATCCTCGCCAGCCTGATTTTGGTCGGCTGTAGCAGTAGTCGGCATAATAATCCGCCGCCGAATGCGCGTCTGAGCGATTCAATTATGGTGATGGTGCAGCTAAACGATCAACTAGGGCAATGGTACAGAACGCCTTATCGCTATGGCGGGCTGGATCGTAACGGCGTCGATTGTTCCGGTTTCGTCTACCTGACGTTTCGCGATAGGTTTGGCATGCAGTTGCCGCGTACCACGGAAGCACAAACCGAACTAGGCGAGCGCGTTGACCGTGAGAACCTGTTACCGGGCGATTTGGTCTTTTTCAAAACCGGCAGCGGTAGCAGTGGGCTGCACGTCGGCATTTATGATAAAGACGACCAGTTTATTCATGCCTCCACCAGTCAGGGTGTAATCCGTTCGTCGCTGGATAACGTGTACTGGAAACGGGCGTACTGGCAGGCCCGCCGCATCTAA
- a CDS encoding cupin domain-containing protein, translating to MKENTLPAAQALVLHELITPTEHGIASRVLARTDGGNVTLFAFDQGQGLSEHSAPYDALVMVLEGELLLTIGGEPVVAQPGTLVRMPANIPHAVDAQQSSRMLLTMLKTLKTD from the coding sequence ATGAAAGAAAATACCCTTCCGGCGGCACAGGCGCTGGTTCTCCATGAATTGATTACCCCAACTGAGCACGGCATTGCCAGTCGCGTGTTGGCTCGTACCGACGGCGGCAATGTCACGCTGTTTGCCTTCGACCAGGGGCAGGGACTGAGTGAACACAGTGCCCCTTATGATGCACTGGTTATGGTACTTGAAGGTGAATTATTGCTGACGATCGGTGGCGAACCCGTCGTCGCGCAGCCCGGCACGTTGGTGCGTATGCCCGCCAATATCCCGCATGCCGTTGATGCGCAGCAGTCGTCACGCATGTTGCTGACCATGCTGAAGACGCTGAAAACCGACTAA
- the nagK gene encoding N-acetylglucosamine kinase, with amino-acid sequence MYYGFDMGGTKIELGVFDAELNKVWQKRVPTPRSNYDDLLTTLVDLVHEADAQVGMQGRVGLGVPGMETGNDGALFTANLPATMGKPLRTDLSQRLQREIRISNDANCFVLSEAWDAEFRSYPVVLGMILGTGLGGGLVINGRPLDGRNGIAGEFGHLRLPSDALDIIGVDIPRVKCGCGQSGCIENYISGRGFEWLYEHLYGEALPAVTIIRHYRGGEEKAQAFVDRFMDLLAACLGNLLTLFDPHLLVLGGGLSNFDEIYQILPTRLPPRLLPIAKLPRIEKARHGDAGGVRGAALLHLMDN; translated from the coding sequence ATGTACTACGGTTTTGACATGGGCGGCACGAAAATTGAGTTGGGCGTGTTCGACGCAGAGTTGAACAAGGTGTGGCAAAAGCGGGTGCCGACGCCGCGCAGTAATTATGATGACCTGCTTACGACGCTGGTCGATCTGGTGCATGAAGCTGACGCTCAGGTTGGCATGCAGGGGAGAGTCGGTCTCGGCGTACCGGGCATGGAGACGGGGAACGACGGTGCGCTCTTCACCGCTAACCTGCCCGCAACGATGGGAAAACCGCTGCGTACGGATTTGTCGCAGCGTTTGCAGCGAGAGATTCGCATCAGTAACGATGCTAACTGCTTTGTGCTGTCGGAAGCCTGGGACGCGGAGTTCCGTTCCTATCCTGTCGTGCTGGGTATGATTTTAGGCACGGGGTTGGGCGGCGGTCTGGTGATTAACGGACGTCCGCTCGACGGGCGCAACGGCATCGCGGGTGAGTTCGGCCATCTTCGCCTGCCGTCCGACGCGCTGGATATCATCGGTGTGGATATTCCCCGCGTGAAGTGCGGCTGCGGTCAATCAGGCTGCATCGAGAATTATATTTCCGGTCGCGGTTTTGAATGGCTATACGAGCATCTGTATGGTGAAGCGCTGCCTGCTGTGACCATCATCCGGCACTATCGTGGCGGAGAAGAAAAAGCGCAGGCGTTTGTCGATCGTTTTATGGATTTGCTGGCGGCCTGTCTGGGCAATCTGCTGACCCTGTTCGATCCGCACCTGCTGGTGTTGGGCGGCGGCCTATCGAATTTTGATGAAATTTATCAAATTCTGCCGACGCGCCTTCCTCCACGACTTTTACCGATTGCGAAACTGCCACGTATAGAAAAAGCGCGTCATGGCGATGCGGGCGGCGTACGTGGTGCGGCGTTGCTACACTTAATGGATAACTAG
- a CDS encoding Crp/Fnr family transcriptional regulator gives MTFVKKALSPDEYGEVLFQHDWMRGEPNDVVCELLAKSERLFFRQDDVLFREGDKMQHCLLVEAGKLQAFRHTYGGDEKIFGQFERGEFVAIAAVFMDHGRFPMNIRAQSDGHTLMIPRQDIHQFCLQRPELALRLLNYLGKKLYSTINQIDWLTSSSAPQRLADYLLRQHHIQQTQQLTLPVSRGQLATSLGMRGETLSRLMSDWKRQGHITYRGHQVELCDLNYLKALAAEARRTF, from the coding sequence ATGACATTTGTCAAAAAAGCGCTATCGCCCGATGAATACGGCGAGGTGCTGTTTCAACATGACTGGATGCGCGGTGAACCCAACGATGTGGTGTGTGAACTATTGGCAAAAAGCGAGCGTCTGTTTTTCCGGCAGGATGATGTTCTGTTTCGCGAAGGCGACAAAATGCAGCACTGTTTGCTGGTTGAAGCAGGAAAATTGCAGGCTTTTCGCCATACCTATGGCGGAGATGAAAAGATTTTCGGACAGTTTGAACGCGGTGAATTTGTCGCCATCGCCGCGGTGTTTATGGATCACGGCCGCTTCCCGATGAATATCCGCGCGCAGAGCGATGGCCACACACTGATGATCCCACGACAGGATATTCATCAGTTTTGTTTGCAGCGCCCGGAACTGGCACTGCGTTTGCTGAATTATCTGGGCAAGAAACTCTACTCGACGATCAACCAAATCGACTGGCTGACGTCCAGCTCCGCACCGCAGCGTCTGGCAGATTACCTGCTGCGCCAGCACCACATTCAGCAAACTCAGCAATTGACATTACCGGTGAGTCGAGGCCAGCTCGCGACGTCATTAGGGATGCGCGGTGAAACATTGAGTCGATTGATGTCCGACTGGAAACGGCAAGGCCACATTACCTATCGGGGTCATCAAGTAGAATTGTGCGATCTGAATTATCTGAAGGCACTGGCTGCCGAGGCCAGACGGACATTCTGA
- a CDS encoding class I SAM-dependent methyltransferase — protein MSDHEAGHKFLARLGKKRLRPGGRKATEWLLSQAGFRQDSVVLEVACNMGTTAMEIARRFGCQVIGADMDKVALQKAQENVAANGLASQVTIMQANALELPFPDNHFDVVINEAMLTMYADKAKSRIIAEYYRVLKPGGRLITHDIMLLSEKDTGALQAVEQMHKAINVHAQPMLRERWVTLFQECGFSKVSYDNGAMTLLTPQGLIYDEGVAGAARIVKNALKKENRSMFFNMFHTFRRNRNQLNYIAVCSTK, from the coding sequence ATGAGCGATCATGAAGCAGGACATAAATTTTTAGCCCGATTGGGGAAAAAACGTCTGCGCCCCGGCGGCAGAAAGGCAACTGAATGGTTGCTCAGTCAGGCTGGGTTCCGGCAGGACAGCGTCGTATTGGAAGTCGCCTGCAATATGGGGACTACGGCGATGGAGATTGCGCGTCGTTTTGGCTGTCAGGTCATTGGCGCGGATATGGACAAAGTGGCGCTACAGAAGGCGCAGGAGAATGTTGCAGCGAACGGCTTGGCATCGCAGGTCACGATTATGCAAGCGAATGCGCTGGAGCTGCCATTTCCCGATAATCACTTCGACGTGGTGATTAATGAAGCCATGCTGACGATGTACGCTGACAAGGCCAAGAGCCGCATTATTGCCGAATATTATCGCGTGCTGAAACCGGGTGGTCGCCTGATTACCCATGACATCATGCTGCTTTCCGAGAAGGATACCGGAGCCTTGCAGGCGGTGGAACAGATGCACAAAGCGATCAATGTGCATGCTCAGCCAATGCTGCGTGAGCGCTGGGTGACGCTGTTTCAGGAATGTGGTTTTAGCAAGGTCAGCTACGATAACGGCGCAATGACGCTGCTGACGCCACAAGGACTGATTTATGATGAAGGTGTAGCGGGGGCGGCACGCATCGTAAAAAATGCGCTGAAAAAAGAAAATCGCAGCATGTTCTTTAACATGTTTCATACTTTCCGTCGCAATCGAAACCAGCTTAACTATATTGCGGTATGCAGTACCAAGTAG
- the btuC gene encoding vitamin B12 ABC transporter permease BtuC translates to MQPLSPGDIPLKHATQLPHYSQLKQQQCRRDRRSLILLLAFLALTLAVSLCAGERWIWPTAWLDDAQQLFVWQLRLPRTLAVMLVGASLAMSGTVMQAVFDNPLAEPGLLGVANGAGVALVLTVLLGQGLLPVWVLSLSAIAGALLITFLLLHFARRHISNTRLLLIGIALGIICSAVMTWAVYFSTSLDLRQLMYWMMGGFSGIDWRHGWLMLTLLPLLLWLSRQGAVLNGLTLGEIQARQLGIPVYRWRTILVLVMGVQVGLSVALAGIIAFIGLVIPHMLRLCGLTDQRYLLTGCALAGGGVLLLADTVARVALSSAELPIGVVTATLGSPWFIWLLLRNRL, encoded by the coding sequence ATGCAGCCATTATCGCCGGGTGATATCCCGCTAAAGCACGCGACGCAGTTACCTCATTACAGCCAGCTAAAACAACAGCAGTGCAGACGCGATCGCCGGAGTCTGATACTGCTGTTGGCGTTTCTCGCACTCACGCTGGCCGTCAGCCTGTGCGCCGGTGAGCGCTGGATTTGGCCGACGGCCTGGCTGGATGACGCTCAGCAGCTCTTTGTCTGGCAGTTGCGTTTACCCAGAACGCTGGCCGTGATGCTGGTGGGGGCGAGTCTGGCGATGTCAGGCACGGTGATGCAGGCCGTCTTTGATAATCCGTTGGCAGAACCGGGGCTGCTGGGCGTCGCCAACGGCGCAGGCGTGGCCTTAGTGCTGACGGTACTGCTGGGGCAGGGATTGCTGCCTGTCTGGGTGTTAAGCCTAAGCGCCATTGCTGGCGCGCTGCTGATTACCTTTCTGTTACTCCATTTTGCCCGTCGTCATATTTCCAACACCCGCTTATTACTCATCGGCATCGCGCTCGGGATTATCTGTAGCGCGGTGATGACCTGGGCCGTCTATTTCAGTACCAGCCTCGACTTACGCCAACTGATGTACTGGATGATGGGCGGCTTCAGCGGCATTGACTGGCGACATGGCTGGCTGATGTTGACGCTCTTGCCGCTGTTGCTGTGGCTGAGTCGTCAGGGGGCGGTACTGAACGGGTTGACGCTCGGTGAGATTCAGGCGCGTCAACTAGGCATTCCGGTCTATCGCTGGCGTACGATTCTCGTGCTGGTGATGGGCGTACAGGTCGGGTTGAGCGTAGCGCTGGCTGGCATCATCGCGTTTATTGGCTTGGTGATCCCACACATGTTGCGGCTGTGCGGACTGACCGATCAGCGCTATTTATTGACCGGATGCGCGCTAGCTGGCGGCGGTGTTCTGCTGCTGGCGGATACCGTTGCGCGTGTTGCGCTGAGTTCAGCCGAGTTGCCGATAGGCGTGGTTACCGCTACGCTGGGATCGCCATGGTTTATCTGGTTACTATTGCGTAATCGACTGTAG
- the cobB gene encoding Sir2 family NAD+-dependent deacetylase: protein MYTRQRLGRFHKGKRMRQQRLRARIFHRDYLAASEVKKPRVVVLTGAGISAESGIRTFRAADGLWEEHRVEDVATPEGFQRNPELVQEFYNARRRQLQQPEIVPNAAHLALANLEAMLEDNFQLITQNIDNLHERAGSKRVIHMHGELLKVRCSQSGQIVEWTDDLAAGERCHCCQFPAPLRPHVVWFGEMPLHMDKIYHALSQADYFIAIGTSGHVYPAAGFVHEAHSHGAYTLELNLEPSQVESQFDEKIYGPASSVVPEFVAAWLTRGQSIKF, encoded by the coding sequence ATGTATACGCGTCAACGATTAGGGCGGTTTCATAAGGGAAAGCGTATGCGGCAACAGCGTCTTCGTGCGCGTATTTTCCATCGTGATTATCTGGCAGCAAGCGAAGTGAAAAAACCGCGCGTGGTAGTACTGACGGGGGCAGGTATTTCAGCGGAGTCGGGCATTCGTACCTTTCGTGCAGCCGATGGCCTGTGGGAAGAGCATCGCGTCGAGGATGTCGCGACGCCCGAAGGCTTTCAGCGTAATCCCGAGCTGGTGCAGGAATTTTATAACGCCCGTCGTCGTCAGTTACAACAGCCGGAAATTGTACCGAATGCCGCACATCTGGCATTAGCCAATCTGGAAGCGATGCTGGAAGATAATTTCCAGCTGATTACGCAAAACATCGATAACCTGCATGAACGTGCTGGCAGCAAGCGCGTCATCCATATGCACGGTGAGTTACTGAAAGTACGCTGTAGCCAAAGTGGACAGATCGTTGAATGGACAGACGATCTCGCCGCTGGCGAACGCTGTCACTGTTGCCAATTTCCCGCGCCGTTACGCCCGCATGTGGTGTGGTTTGGTGAAATGCCGCTGCATATGGACAAGATTTACCATGCGCTGTCGCAGGCCGATTACTTTATTGCAATTGGCACGTCGGGACATGTCTATCCCGCTGCCGGTTTTGTTCATGAGGCCCATTCGCACGGTGCCTACACGCTGGAGCTGAATCTGGAGCCCAGCCAGGTCGAAAGCCAGTTTGATGAAAAAATTTACGGTCCCGCTAGCAGCGTGGTGCCTGAGTTTGTCGCCGCCTGGCTGACGCGCGGTCAAAGCATTAAGTTTTAA